The following are from one region of the Hymenobacter radiodurans genome:
- a CDS encoding pyridoxal phosphate-dependent aminotransferase codes for MSASATLATTFLSDRISALQESQTIAMAKKSRELAAQGHNVINLSFGEPDFQTPQYIKDAAKRALDEGYTKYTPVPGYVELRQAIADKLRRENRLEYQCENIVVSTGAKQALANAVMSMVNPGEEVIVLAPYWVSYEEMVRLAEGVSVRVMGTLENDYKATAAQIEEAITPRTKLIMYSSPCNPTGAVFSREELADIAAVLARHPQVFAMADEIYEYINFEGEHVSLAEFDEIKDQVITVNGFSKGYAMTGWRVGYLAARKEIASACEKMQSQITSGTCSIAQRAALAALEGGRSSADEMVTAYHRRRDLVLELAKEIPGFQTPTPAGAFYVFPDVSAYFGKKAPQGDVIENATDLAMFLLNDAHVAAVSGEAFGAPSCMRFSTAAADEKLREAFIRIKASLEKLH; via the coding sequence ATGTCAGCTTCCGCTACGCTTGCTACTACGTTTCTCTCTGATCGCATCAGCGCTCTACAAGAGTCGCAGACCATTGCGATGGCCAAAAAATCGCGTGAGCTCGCCGCTCAGGGTCACAACGTGATTAACCTAAGTTTTGGCGAGCCTGATTTTCAAACGCCGCAGTACATCAAGGATGCCGCCAAGCGGGCGCTTGACGAAGGATATACCAAGTATACGCCTGTGCCCGGCTACGTAGAGCTACGCCAAGCTATTGCCGACAAGCTACGTCGTGAAAACCGCCTTGAGTATCAGTGTGAGAACATCGTAGTGAGTACGGGCGCAAAGCAGGCCTTGGCTAATGCGGTGATGAGCATGGTAAATCCTGGCGAGGAAGTAATTGTGCTGGCTCCATACTGGGTAAGCTACGAGGAAATGGTGCGCCTAGCCGAAGGTGTATCAGTGCGGGTGATGGGCACGTTGGAAAACGACTACAAAGCCACGGCCGCGCAGATAGAGGAGGCCATTACGCCCCGTACTAAACTCATCATGTATTCGTCGCCCTGCAACCCCACGGGTGCTGTATTCTCGCGCGAAGAGCTAGCCGACATTGCGGCCGTACTAGCGCGTCATCCGCAGGTGTTTGCCATGGCCGACGAGATTTATGAGTACATCAACTTTGAGGGCGAGCATGTGAGCTTGGCTGAATTTGATGAGATTAAAGACCAGGTAATTACTGTAAACGGCTTTTCCAAAGGCTACGCCATGACGGGTTGGCGCGTGGGCTATCTGGCCGCGCGTAAAGAAATTGCCAGTGCTTGCGAGAAAATGCAGAGCCAGATTACTTCGGGCACCTGCTCCATTGCCCAACGCGCCGCACTGGCTGCCTTGGAAGGAGGCCGTAGTTCCGCCGATGAAATGGTAACCGCCTACCACCGCCGCCGCGACTTGGTGTTGGAGTTAGCCAAAGAAATTCCGGGCTTCCAGACGCCAACGCCGGCTGGTGCTTTCTACGTTTTTCCGGACGTGAGTGCCTATTTCGGTAAAAAAGCCCCCCAAGGCGACGTAATCGAAAACGCTACCGATTTGGCGATGTTTCTGCTGAATGACGCACATGTAGCTGCCGTTTCGGGTGAGGCGTTTGGAGCGCCTAGCTGCATGCGCTTCAGTACCGCCGCCGCCGATGAGAAGCTGCGCGAGGCCTTCATTCGCATTAAAGCAAGTCTGGAAAAGCTGCACTAA
- a CDS encoding glycosyltransferase family 2 protein, translating into MKLSVIIVNYNVSYFLSQTLLSVRRALQKLDAPAEVFVVDNNSVDGSVAMVRARFPEVILLENKHNPGFAKANNQAIRQAQGEYVLLLNPDTVVEEDTFRACCEFLDEHPDGGGLGVKMLDGQGKFLPESKRGLPTPRVAFYKVFGLAALFPGSRTFGRYHLGYLDKDQTHEVDVLSGAFMLLRKSALDAVGLLDEDYFMYGEDIDLSYRLTRGGWKNYYFPGTRIIHYKGESTKRTSVNYVFVFYRAMIVFARKHFAPNQAGVFSLLIHLAIWLRAGMAVGRRVLTSIAPILLDAGLLYGGMYLLKNYWEEYQKQGPTDYPSPLMEVVVPAYVLVWLGCAYLSGSYDKPFSAWRIIRGIVIGTVLISAGSNFLESYRYSNALILLGGVWSIMALIGRRLVSHVVQHRNLRLMQSHQKKIAIVGSAEESRRVRHLLETASVQARIVGHVTPVADPTAPPSRYLLGQLHQLDEIIRIHDLDELIFCGKDLSATRIISLMIRLPQYPPVAYKILPEDSEYIIGSSSKDAPGEYYALDIALNLFQPQRARTKRLLDVLTSLSLLLAAPLLVWFAREKAGYLRNCLRVLLGTRTWVGLRHADASRRTTPAVFSPADSADTAAAPLPEATRRRLELLYAKDYTPSTDLNILVRRFRWLGQE; encoded by the coding sequence GTGAAGCTCTCCGTTATCATTGTCAACTACAACGTCAGCTATTTCCTGAGCCAGACGCTGTTGTCGGTGCGGCGGGCTTTGCAAAAACTGGATGCGCCCGCCGAGGTATTTGTAGTCGATAATAACTCCGTTGATGGCTCCGTGGCAATGGTGCGGGCGCGGTTTCCGGAGGTCATCTTGCTGGAGAACAAGCATAATCCCGGCTTCGCGAAGGCCAACAACCAAGCAATACGGCAAGCCCAAGGCGAGTACGTTCTACTGCTCAACCCCGACACCGTAGTGGAAGAAGACACCTTCCGCGCCTGCTGCGAGTTTCTGGACGAACACCCCGACGGCGGCGGACTGGGCGTGAAGATGCTGGATGGGCAAGGGAAGTTTTTGCCCGAAAGCAAGCGCGGCTTGCCTACGCCGCGGGTAGCTTTCTACAAGGTTTTTGGGCTAGCGGCGCTATTTCCCGGTTCGCGCACCTTTGGCCGCTACCACCTCGGCTACCTCGACAAAGACCAAACTCACGAGGTAGATGTGCTGAGCGGTGCCTTTATGCTCCTGCGCAAAAGTGCCCTTGATGCCGTTGGCCTGCTCGATGAGGATTACTTCATGTACGGCGAGGATATTGACCTCTCGTATCGGCTCACCCGGGGCGGCTGGAAAAACTACTATTTCCCCGGCACGCGCATCATTCACTACAAAGGCGAAAGTACAAAGCGCACGAGCGTCAACTACGTGTTCGTATTTTATCGGGCCATGATTGTGTTTGCCCGCAAGCATTTTGCTCCCAATCAGGCCGGCGTTTTCTCCCTGCTCATTCATTTGGCCATCTGGTTGCGCGCGGGCATGGCCGTCGGGCGCCGCGTACTCACGAGCATAGCGCCTATTCTGTTGGATGCTGGCCTGTTGTACGGCGGCATGTATCTTCTGAAAAACTACTGGGAGGAGTATCAGAAGCAAGGGCCAACTGATTATCCATCCCCGCTGATGGAGGTGGTCGTGCCGGCTTACGTGCTCGTGTGGCTGGGTTGCGCTTACCTCAGTGGTAGCTATGATAAGCCTTTCAGTGCGTGGCGCATCATTCGGGGCATTGTGATTGGTACGGTGCTTATCTCGGCGGGCTCCAACTTTCTGGAGTCTTATCGCTATTCCAATGCGCTGATTCTGCTGGGGGGCGTTTGGAGTATTATGGCCCTTATTGGTCGGCGGCTAGTGAGCCATGTGGTGCAGCATCGCAACCTGCGTCTGATGCAGAGCCACCAGAAAAAAATCGCCATTGTGGGCTCGGCAGAGGAAAGTCGGCGCGTGCGCCACTTGCTTGAAACGGCCAGCGTACAGGCGCGCATTGTGGGCCACGTGACTCCTGTGGCCGACCCAACTGCTCCGCCAAGTCGCTATTTGCTGGGCCAACTCCATCAGCTTGATGAAATTATCCGAATTCACGACTTGGATGAGCTGATCTTCTGCGGCAAAGATCTGTCGGCTACCCGCATTATTTCCTTGATGATCCGGCTACCGCAATACCCGCCGGTGGCCTACAAGATTTTGCCCGAAGACAGTGAATACATCATTGGTAGCTCCTCGAAAGATGCGCCGGGCGAGTATTACGCCCTTGATATTGCCCTGAACCTATTTCAGCCCCAACGTGCCCGCACCAAGCGCCTGCTGGACGTGCTTACCAGCTTGAGCTTACTGTTGGCGGCGCCGTTGCTGGTATGGTTCGCCCGCGAAAAAGCGGGCTATCTGCGCAACTGTCTACGGGTTCTGTTGGGTACGCGCACCTGGGTGGGCCTGCGCCATGCCGATGCCTCGCGCCGCACCACACCGGCCGTATTTTCTCCTGCCGACTCTGCCGATACGGCCGCCGCGCCGCTGCCTGAGGCCACTCGCCGCCGCTTGGAGCTGCTCTATGCTAAAGATTATACGCCCTCTACTGACCTTAATATCTTGGTGCGCCGCTTTCGGTGGCTGGGGCAGGAATAG
- the recR gene encoding recombination mediator RecR translates to MEFPSKLIENAVAELSKLPGIGRKTALRLALHLLKAESDSTASLAEALAKMRFEITYCHTCHNIADTEECSICANKLRDHAMVCVVSDIRDVIAIENTSQYQGVYHVLGGVISPIEGIGPSDLQIDSLLKRIPESEIKEVILAISPTMEGDTTAFYLTRKLREFPDVHISTIARGIPVGGELEYADEITLGRSIVERQRQAR, encoded by the coding sequence ATGGAGTTTCCTTCCAAACTGATAGAAAACGCCGTAGCGGAGCTTTCTAAGCTGCCCGGCATTGGCCGCAAAACGGCTCTGCGCTTGGCTCTGCACTTGCTGAAGGCGGAGAGCGACAGCACGGCTTCGCTGGCTGAGGCGCTGGCAAAAATGCGCTTTGAGATAACCTATTGCCACACCTGCCACAATATTGCCGATACGGAGGAGTGCAGCATTTGCGCTAACAAGCTGCGCGACCACGCTATGGTGTGCGTCGTGTCCGACATTCGGGATGTAATTGCCATTGAGAATACCAGCCAATATCAAGGCGTGTACCACGTGCTGGGGGGCGTTATTTCCCCTATTGAAGGCATCGGCCCTTCCGATTTACAGATTGACTCGCTATTGAAGCGCATTCCGGAGTCGGAAATCAAAGAAGTTATTCTTGCCATCAGCCCCACCATGGAGGGCGATACCACCGCTTTTTACCTCACCCGTAAGCTCCGTGAGTTCCCCGACGTGCACATCAGCACCATTGCCCGTGGCATCCCGGTGGGGGGCGAATTGGAGTACGCCGACGAAATAACCTTGGGCCGCAGCATTGTAGAGCGGCAGCGCCAGGCTCGTTAG
- a CDS encoding ATP-dependent Clp protease adaptor ClpS, whose amino-acid sequence MNTKPQIDYNEDVLLLEETIDVRDLIVYNDDVNTFDHVIKTLIDVCGHEPEQAEQCTLLIHYKGQCTVKHGAYDELAGMCTAIHDRGISADIL is encoded by the coding sequence ATGAACACCAAGCCGCAGATTGACTATAACGAGGACGTTTTACTGCTCGAAGAAACCATCGACGTTCGCGACCTGATCGTGTACAACGATGACGTGAATACCTTCGACCACGTAATCAAAACCCTCATCGATGTGTGCGGGCACGAGCCCGAACAGGCCGAACAGTGCACCCTGCTGATTCATTACAAAGGCCAGTGCACTGTAAAGCACGGCGCCTACGATGAGCTGGCTGGTATGTGCACTGCCATCCATGACCGTGGTATCTCGGCCGATATTCTATAA
- a CDS encoding YceI family protein: MKKIALSALFVAALFTAPAMAQQPAVKKTTPGTAKAAGAAYAVQPQLSTLGWVGKKVTGEHSGNVQFKEGNVLVRGNQLVGGTFVVDMNSLKVTDLKDADSNGKLVGHLKADDFFGVEKNPTATFKITNITPIKGAAADANNATITGDLTIKGITKPITFPAKIGVKNGMAAATGVATIDRTKYDIKYGSKSFFEGIGDKAIYDEFTLSFNVIAKKGNGVAAN, from the coding sequence ATGAAAAAAATTGCTCTGTCAGCCCTCTTCGTTGCTGCTCTGTTTACTGCTCCCGCAATGGCTCAACAGCCAGCCGTTAAGAAAACTACTCCCGGTACGGCCAAAGCTGCTGGCGCGGCTTACGCAGTTCAGCCTCAGCTCAGCACCTTGGGTTGGGTAGGTAAAAAAGTAACCGGCGAGCACAGCGGTAATGTACAGTTCAAAGAAGGCAACGTACTGGTGCGCGGCAACCAACTCGTAGGCGGCACTTTCGTGGTAGATATGAACTCGCTGAAAGTAACCGACCTGAAGGATGCTGACAGCAATGGCAAGTTGGTAGGTCACCTGAAGGCTGATGACTTCTTCGGTGTGGAGAAAAACCCAACGGCTACCTTCAAAATCACGAACATCACGCCTATTAAAGGTGCTGCTGCCGATGCCAACAACGCCACTATCACCGGCGACCTGACCATCAAAGGCATTACCAAGCCAATCACTTTCCCCGCTAAAATTGGCGTGAAGAACGGTATGGCTGCTGCCACGGGCGTTGCTACTATCGACCGCACTAAGTACGACATCAAATACGGCTCGAAGTCGTTCTTCGAAGGCATTGGCGACAAAGCTATCTACGACGAGTTCACGTTGAGCTTCAACGTAATTGCCAAGAAAGGCAATGGCGTTGCTGCTAACTAA
- a CDS encoding MarR family winged helix-turn-helix transcriptional regulator, protein MKIEDEIKQPTFKDDYQKAHINLIYTTGWIQLRQAAAFREFDVTLPQYNVLRILRGQHPKASTVNLLIERMLDKTSNASRIVDKLVAKNLATRTVCPSNRRAVDIHITEAGLELLRNMESVVSHQNTGLHNLTPEEAAQLSDLLDKIRD, encoded by the coding sequence ATGAAAATCGAAGACGAAATCAAACAGCCAACATTCAAAGACGACTACCAAAAAGCCCATATCAATTTGATATACACCACGGGCTGGATCCAACTGCGTCAGGCAGCGGCTTTCCGCGAGTTTGACGTTACGCTGCCGCAGTACAATGTTTTACGCATTCTGCGCGGTCAGCACCCCAAGGCTTCAACCGTAAATCTGCTGATTGAGCGGATGCTGGACAAAACCAGTAACGCCTCCCGTATTGTGGATAAACTGGTTGCCAAAAATTTAGCTACCCGCACCGTGTGCCCCAGCAACCGCCGCGCCGTCGATATTCATATTACCGAAGCTGGACTAGAGCTGCTGCGCAATATGGAAAGCGTGGTTAGTCATCAGAATACGGGCCTGCACAATCTTACCCCCGAAGAAGCCGCTCAACTCAGCGACTTGCTTGATAAAATCCGTGACTGA
- a CDS encoding DUF3667 domain-containing protein, whose product MSTDTTAACLNCQQQLSAGSFCPNCGQRRPHRLTVGHVAHEVFHVFTHADNTILGYIPQVLFNPGRVVEDYLAGRRKRYFNPFQFLLLVLGLTTLVAVALHYYEATGLEIQQRLAGRMPAAELARMVQYFHYLGKYYNLWWLLLALPMYSFFTWLVYRSRGVNYAEAFFVHVVIGSAANLYSVLILLGIWLADLKASASTNINSSLQVVVGLLYLIFIGKHAFELSWPGAIWRAFLAVLLSMAGSYAINTLAFRWYVFG is encoded by the coding sequence ATGTCAACTGATACTACTGCTGCCTGTTTAAATTGCCAGCAGCAGCTTTCTGCTGGCTCTTTCTGCCCTAACTGCGGGCAGCGCCGCCCCCACCGCCTTACGGTAGGTCATGTGGCGCACGAGGTGTTCCACGTTTTTACCCACGCCGACAATACCATTCTGGGATACATACCGCAGGTATTATTCAATCCGGGCCGGGTGGTAGAAGACTATCTGGCGGGCCGACGCAAGCGTTACTTCAACCCGTTCCAATTTCTGCTGCTGGTGCTGGGCCTGACTACCTTAGTAGCCGTGGCCTTGCATTACTATGAAGCCACGGGCCTCGAAATACAGCAGCGGCTTGCCGGTCGAATGCCGGCTGCCGAACTGGCGCGCATGGTGCAGTACTTTCATTACCTAGGCAAATATTACAACCTATGGTGGTTGCTGCTGGCTCTGCCCATGTACTCATTTTTTACGTGGCTGGTGTACCGCAGCCGCGGCGTCAACTACGCTGAAGCTTTCTTCGTGCACGTTGTCATCGGCTCGGCCGCCAACCTCTATTCCGTTCTGATATTATTGGGAATATGGCTCGCGGACCTTAAAGCCTCGGCCAGCACCAATATTAACAGCAGCTTGCAGGTAGTTGTCGGGTTGCTTTACCTGATTTTTATAGGCAAGCACGCCTTTGAGCTTAGCTGGCCGGGCGCAATATGGCGGGCCTTCTTAGCCGTTCTGCTCAGTATGGCTGGCAGTTATGCTATCAATACATTGGCCTTCCGCTGGTACGTATTTGGGTAA
- a CDS encoding helix-turn-helix domain-containing protein, producing MHVQLNPCAPRVVNPYPTNPEQCLFFYARDPIEIFNYRKGQEITSPYSVIVGPQVARVNLRMGYNQLTIKVGFQPGGLFRLFRTPMWQLLDQTVDSYDLVGREINQVNERLQALNDYAQMIALVETYLLSKVAALKTDAHAVDKLAQLMLQSHSRQFSLDWLADQACLSSRQFERKFLERIGMSPKLFMRIVRFAQAYRLKDRQPELDWQDIVQQCGYYDQMHLIKDFKLFAAVTPTILLKEEAASPLRLFAGSPF from the coding sequence ATGCATGTTCAGTTGAATCCGTGTGCGCCTAGGGTGGTAAATCCTTATCCTACCAACCCAGAGCAATGCTTATTTTTCTACGCTCGCGACCCCATTGAAATATTTAACTATCGTAAAGGCCAAGAAATTACCAGCCCCTATAGCGTGATAGTTGGCCCCCAAGTAGCGCGGGTAAACCTGCGGATGGGCTATAATCAGCTCACAATAAAGGTGGGTTTTCAGCCTGGGGGGCTTTTTCGGCTGTTTCGCACTCCCATGTGGCAGTTGCTTGATCAGACGGTGGATAGCTATGATTTGGTAGGGCGCGAAATCAACCAAGTGAATGAGCGACTGCAAGCGCTAAACGACTACGCGCAGATGATTGCCTTGGTAGAAACCTACCTGCTGAGCAAAGTAGCCGCGCTCAAAACCGACGCGCACGCAGTAGATAAACTAGCGCAACTCATGCTGCAGAGCCATTCACGGCAGTTCTCCCTAGACTGGTTAGCTGATCAAGCCTGCCTGAGTTCACGCCAGTTTGAGCGAAAATTTTTAGAACGTATTGGCATGAGTCCAAAGCTATTTATGCGCATCGTTCGTTTTGCGCAGGCTTACCGCTTAAAGGACCGGCAGCCGGAGCTTGATTGGCAAGATATTGTACAGCAGTGTGGCTACTACGACCAGATGCACTTGATAAAGGATTTCAAGCTGTTTGCCGCCGTCACGCCTACTATTCTCCTAAAAGAAGAAGCTGCTTCTCCCCTGCGGCTCTTTGCGGGCAGCCCGTTTTAA
- a CDS encoding SgcJ/EcaC family oxidoreductase, translated as MKKLLSLLLILCLAATTHAQTTTKYSADEKAVLQVNEGIAEAWNKHDTDLYFSYFAPDAQWVNVVGMWWRNAAEHKYALDIFMKVMFNKTKHNILQTEVRMLRPDLALVRHNWELEGWVMPDGRDMSDVSTGVMTLMLEKRKGKWLVIDGHNTSIDKKAQDPVLTMKK; from the coding sequence ATGAAAAAGCTACTCAGTCTCCTTCTGATTTTGTGCCTGGCCGCCACTACTCATGCCCAAACCACTACCAAGTATTCAGCCGATGAGAAGGCGGTTCTGCAAGTAAATGAAGGCATTGCCGAGGCATGGAACAAGCACGATACGGACCTGTATTTCAGTTACTTTGCCCCCGATGCGCAGTGGGTAAATGTGGTGGGCATGTGGTGGCGCAATGCAGCGGAGCACAAATACGCCCTGGACATCTTCATGAAGGTCATGTTCAACAAAACCAAGCATAACATCCTGCAAACGGAGGTGAGAATGCTGCGGCCCGACTTAGCCTTGGTGCGCCACAACTGGGAGTTGGAAGGCTGGGTAATGCCCGATGGCCGCGACATGAGCGATGTATCCACCGGCGTAATGACGCTAATGCTTGAAAAACGCAAAGGCAAATGGCTTGTCATCGACGGACACAACACATCCATTGATAAAAAGGCCCAGGACCCTGTATTGACAATGAAGAAATAA
- a CDS encoding dipeptide epimerase — translation MLWTIETRELPLRYTWKISRNASTAKTNLLVRVQQEAGGAVGWGEAAPNVRYGESPEGLQAEFERLAADGLSRVTSLDELTEFLVHHSVAHALSFALESAYVHWQAAHTGQSVAAVLGLPEPAASVPTALTLPIMPPGDVASFIQEQDMGRFSILKIKVDQASGYDLLREVTRALPGRQLIIDGNEAWTDADALLQFLEKIAPLPGLAVRLLEQPLPAACTDHYRYLRSRSPYPVFADESVTNDADFADIAQQFHGVNMKLMKAGGYRNGLRLLQQTRAHGLDTMIGCMVETTLGIWGAMQISSQAQVCDLDGFIIIRDEPFGLVQETNGLLRAQTAVPDLEK, via the coding sequence ATGCTCTGGACCATCGAAACGCGTGAGTTGCCGCTACGCTACACCTGGAAAATATCGCGCAACGCTTCTACTGCCAAAACCAACCTATTGGTACGGGTGCAGCAAGAAGCTGGCGGTGCTGTAGGCTGGGGCGAGGCCGCACCCAATGTGCGCTACGGTGAGTCGCCGGAGGGACTGCAAGCTGAGTTTGAGCGCTTGGCTGCTGATGGACTGAGCCGCGTAACCTCATTGGATGAACTCACGGAGTTCTTGGTACATCACTCCGTAGCGCACGCCCTGAGCTTCGCCTTGGAATCGGCCTACGTGCACTGGCAGGCCGCGCATACGGGGCAATCGGTGGCGGCGGTGCTGGGCTTGCCCGAACCGGCGGCGTCCGTTCCTACTGCGCTTACGCTCCCCATTATGCCCCCCGGCGATGTGGCAAGCTTCATCCAGGAGCAGGATATGGGGCGTTTTTCGATTCTTAAAATAAAGGTTGATCAAGCCAGCGGCTACGACCTTCTACGCGAGGTAACACGCGCGCTCCCAGGTCGCCAACTGATTATTGATGGCAACGAAGCCTGGACTGACGCCGATGCGCTGTTGCAGTTTCTGGAAAAAATTGCCCCCCTGCCCGGCCTTGCGGTTCGGTTGCTGGAGCAGCCCTTGCCTGCTGCCTGCACCGACCACTACCGCTACCTACGCAGCCGCTCACCGTATCCGGTTTTCGCCGATGAGTCGGTAACCAACGACGCCGATTTTGCCGACATCGCCCAGCAGTTTCACGGTGTGAATATGAAGCTAATGAAAGCCGGTGGCTACCGCAACGGGTTGCGCCTACTCCAGCAAACCCGCGCCCACGGCCTTGATACGATGATTGGCTGCATGGTGGAAACGACGCTGGGCATCTGGGGGGCAATGCAGATAAGCAGCCAAGCCCAAGTATGCGACCTAGATGGGTTCATCATCATCCGCGACGAGCCATTTGGGCTGGTGCAGGAAACGAACGGCCTGCTTCGGGCTCAAACCGCTGTCCCTGATCTTGAGAAGTAG
- a CDS encoding dicarboxylate/amino acid:cation symporter — MKFSRIVPLILILSLVAIVLTVLSAYNIVALPLAVPRIARWLALAAMVVYAYQRRSLTFWIVVSMFVGAEIGNDYPVFAQNLKVLSDVFLRLVKTIIAPLVFATLVVGIAGHADLKQVGKMGIKALVYFEVVTTFALFIGLAAINLSKAGVGISQAGADTSEKLQTVEQSTSDIILHIFPENIAKSVAEGQVLQVVVFAIIFAIGLAMVHGKHRRPMLEVMESLSEVMFKFTNVVMFFAPLGVGGALAYTVGKMGFAPLFNAFQLLLTLYVALIAFLLIVLLPIAFFARIPIKRFIQAIAEPVSIAFATTSSEAALPRAMEAMESIGVPRRIVAFVMPTGYSFNLDGTTLYLSLAAVFVAQAAGVELSFGQQLVMVFTLMLTSKGVAGVPRASLVILLATVASFNLPSWPVFIILGIDALMDMARTAVNVIGNCLATAVVARWEGEFVDNYVAPPVDELAEADSALAQHTH; from the coding sequence ATGAAGTTTTCGCGCATCGTTCCGCTCATTCTGATTCTGTCCTTGGTGGCCATTGTGCTCACCGTGCTGTCAGCTTATAATATAGTGGCGCTGCCGCTCGCTGTGCCCCGCATAGCCCGCTGGCTAGCCCTGGCCGCAATGGTAGTATATGCCTATCAGCGCCGCTCCCTTACTTTCTGGATAGTCGTCAGCATGTTCGTGGGGGCCGAAATTGGTAATGACTATCCGGTTTTTGCCCAAAACCTGAAGGTGCTCAGCGACGTGTTTCTGCGCTTAGTAAAAACCATTATTGCTCCTCTGGTTTTTGCCACGCTGGTGGTAGGCATCGCTGGCCACGCCGATTTGAAGCAGGTAGGCAAAATGGGTATTAAAGCGCTAGTGTACTTTGAGGTTGTTACTACGTTTGCTCTCTTCATCGGCTTGGCAGCCATTAACTTGAGCAAAGCCGGCGTCGGCATCAGCCAAGCCGGAGCTGATACAAGTGAGAAACTGCAAACCGTAGAACAATCTACTTCCGATATTATTCTACACATCTTCCCCGAAAATATTGCCAAGTCGGTAGCGGAAGGGCAAGTTTTACAGGTAGTTGTGTTTGCTATCATCTTCGCAATTGGCTTGGCCATGGTGCACGGCAAGCACCGCCGGCCGATGCTGGAGGTGATGGAAAGCCTGTCGGAGGTTATGTTCAAATTCACCAATGTGGTGATGTTTTTTGCCCCCCTGGGCGTCGGTGGTGCCCTGGCTTATACTGTGGGTAAAATGGGTTTTGCGCCGCTGTTCAACGCTTTTCAGCTTCTGCTTACCCTGTATGTGGCGCTCATTGCCTTTTTGCTGATTGTACTGCTTCCTATTGCCTTTTTCGCCCGTATTCCGATTAAGCGCTTTATCCAAGCCATTGCAGAGCCAGTAAGTATTGCCTTTGCCACTACCAGTTCGGAGGCCGCATTACCGCGGGCCATGGAAGCAATGGAAAGCATCGGGGTGCCGCGTCGCATCGTGGCCTTCGTCATGCCGACTGGCTATTCCTTTAATCTTGATGGCACCACGCTTTACCTTTCGCTCGCAGCCGTATTTGTGGCACAAGCGGCGGGCGTAGAACTAAGCTTCGGTCAGCAATTGGTCATGGTATTTACGCTGATGCTTACCAGCAAAGGCGTAGCTGGCGTGCCCCGCGCTTCTCTCGTTATTCTGCTGGCGACGGTAGCTTCTTTTAACCTCCCCTCGTGGCCAGTCTTTATCATTCTGGGCATCGATGCGCTCATGGATATGGCCCGTACTGCCGTGAACGTAATCGGTAACTGCCTAGCAACAGCCGTAGTAGCTCGTTGGGAAGGTGAGTTTGTAGACAACTATGTAGCCCCGCCCGTCGATGAACTCGCCGAAGCAGACAGTGCCCTAGCGCAGCACACTCACTAA